CGCGTCCTCCGGCGGTACGCCCACCGCGTTGAACTTCATGCCCTCCTCAAGCACGGCGACGCGGAACTTGTTGTCCAGCCCTTCATGCGTCTTTTCAAATGATTTCCGAAGCCGCGCGGATGCTTCGTCGGACAACTGGCCCGGATGCTCAAGTATCCCGCCGGGCCGCGCGTCGTTTGCGAAGAATTTCGCCGCGTATTTCTGCGCCGCCAGCCCCAGACCGATAGCTTCCTTCGCCGCGCGCATCGGCGGCAGCCCCAAAAGCCCGTCATAAGACAACCCTTTGATGTGCAGTATGTTGGCAAAAGGCACGTCCACAACGCCCGAATCCAGCGCGACGGCATAAACCAGTTGCTTGTTCACGCGCTTTAACGATACCCGCCACGGGGTTATCGGCCACAGGGCGACCGGATTACCGTCGGCGTCGCGTTCTATTTCGCTGTAATGGTTGCCCCACAGGCACAGGTGAAGCATTATCGCCTGCCGCCAGCTCATGGAGGTCATCTCCCGGTTGGGCGCGTCGTGCAGTATGCGGTAAAGCGGATGGCCCGCCGCGCGGGATTTGCCGTCGCTGGTGCGCTGGTAAACATGCAAAGGCAAACTGCCGATTGTCTGCGACAAAACCTGCGCGCAGGCGTAAACCGCCGATAAATTCAATGCCAGCGTTTCGTTGACCTCCACGCCGCTTTGAGTGTTCGTCAGAGGCAACAACACGTCGGCAAAGAATTGCTGGATGCTCTGCATTTTCCGACCGCCGATGTTCAAAACCTTTTTGAGCCAGTTCATAAAATCACCATCCCGCGATTCTCGTAGACGCTTCTGCCGCAATGGCGCATGGCCCGGTCCAATGCCATCACGGCGGCTACGATACCGTCTATGCGGCTTGTGCTTTTCGCCTTGTCGGGTTTGATGTTGCCCGCCGGGTCCGTACGCACCACGGCGTTATCGGCCATCCAGCGCAACACCGGATTGCCGCCGTGATGCAGCTTTCCCGCCAGCACCAGCCGCAAAAGTTCGCCGCTCGGCCCCGCCATGCTGGCAAACCCCTGCCCGAACGGCACAACCGTCAGGCCAAGCTCCTGCAGTTCCTGCACAATCTTTGCCGCGCCCCAGCGGTCAAACGCTATTTCCTTGAGGGCGTATTGCTTGCGAAGCTCCGCTATCTTGGCGACGATGAACCCGTAGTCGATATAATTCCCGCCGGTAGTGAATATCAGTTTCTGCCGCACCCACAGCTCATACGGCACGCGGTCGCGGTTGGAACGCCCGCGCAAATCGTCTTCCGGAATCCAGAAAAACGCCAGCAGCTTGATTGCGTCCTCCACCGGAAACGCCAGCACGAGGGCGGTGATATCCGTGGTGCTGGACAGGTCCAGCCCGGCGTAGCAGGCCTTGCCACGCAGCATCTCGGGAATTACCGTTCCCCTGGACGCGTCCCACGCCGCCATCGGCAGCCAGCGGCTTTCCTGCTGCGTCCACTGGTTCAGATAGAGCCGGCGGAAGGTGTTCTCGCAGGCCGGGATATTCTGCGCCTTGGCGCATTCGCGCCTGAGGTAATCCTCGCTGATGCTCACGCCGAGATTCGGATTGGCCTTGCGCCATGTTTTCGGGTCGCGCCAGTCATCAGCCTCATCCGCCGCGTAGATTACCGGCAGAAACGAATCGTCCGGGACCATGCCTTCCTTCACGCGGCGGGCGTATTCATGCAGCTCCCGGCAGATGCTGTTGCGGTCAAAACCTGCCGTGGTGATCGCCATAGTCAGCGGCTGCGTCCGCGAGCCGGTGCTTGTAGCCAGCACGTCCCACAGGTCCCGGTTCGGCTGCGCGTGAAGCTCGTCAAAGATAATGCCGTGCGCGTTCAGGCCGTGCTTGGTCGGCGCGTCGGAGCTTAAAACCTGATAGGTGGACGCCGTGCGCGGAACGAATATCGAGTTGCGGTATAGCTGCCCGCGCGACATGAGCGCTTTCGACGCCATCGCCATGCCCTTGGCCACGTTGAACACGATGGCGGCCTGCTTGGTGTCCGCCGCCGCGCTGTAGACCTCGGCGGATGGCTCGCTGTCGGCGTAAAGCAGGTACAGCGCAACGCCGGAGCAAAGGCTGGATTTGCCGTTCTTGCGCGGGATTTCGATATAGCAGGTGCGGTAGCGGCGCGTGCCGTCTTCCCGCCTGCAGCCGAACAGCGGACGGATGATGTCGTCTTTCTGCCAACGTTCCAGCATGAATGGCTCGCCCGCCCACTTGCCTTTTATATGGACGAGGTAACGCTCGAAAAACCGGGTGGCCCGGTCCGCCGCTTTATGGTCGAAGTAGAAATCGTGTTCGCTCATGACGGTTTGTCGAAAAACCTCTCGTCCTCGTCGCCGCCGTCCTTGTCCGGCCTCGGGATTATCCGGCTGCGCATCGTGGCCGGTATGCCCATCTCGGCGGCAAGCTTAGTCATCATCAGCATCCAGCCCCGCGCGATTGAGACGAACGGACTCTGCTGTACCGCGCCATTCGGCGTACGGTAGACGGGTTTGGTCTTTTTAAGCGCATCGTTTGCACGTTTCCAATTGGAATACGCCGAGCAATAAA
This is a stretch of genomic DNA from Elusimicrobiales bacterium. It encodes these proteins:
- a CDS encoding phage portal protein → MNWLKKVLNIGGRKMQSIQQFFADVLLPLTNTQSGVEVNETLALNLSAVYACAQVLSQTIGSLPLHVYQRTSDGKSRAAGHPLYRILHDAPNREMTSMSWRQAIMLHLCLWGNHYSEIERDADGNPVALWPITPWRVSLKRVNKQLVYAVALDSGVVDVPFANILHIKGLSYDGLLGLPPMRAAKEAIGLGLAAQKYAAKFFANDARPGGILEHPGQLSDEASARLRKSFEKTHEGLDNKFRVAVLEEGMKFNAVGVPPEDAQLLETRKFGVSEIARYFRMPLHKISDLDRSTNNNIEHQAIEFVTDTIRPWLVNIEQELSFKLFSGDYFPEFLIEGLLRGDIKTRYAAYAIGRQWGWLSADDIRERENMNRLPGGQGVIYLTPLNMVSAAGGDNGQAIQNTAD
- a CDS encoding terminase TerL endonuclease subunit codes for the protein MSEHDFYFDHKAADRATRFFERYLVHIKGKWAGEPFMLERWQKDDIIRPLFGCRREDGTRRYRTCYIEIPRKNGKSSLCSGVALYLLYADSEPSAEVYSAAADTKQAAIVFNVAKGMAMASKALMSRGQLYRNSIFVPRTASTYQVLSSDAPTKHGLNAHGIIFDELHAQPNRDLWDVLATSTGSRTQPLTMAITTAGFDRNSICRELHEYARRVKEGMVPDDSFLPVIYAADEADDWRDPKTWRKANPNLGVSISEDYLRRECAKAQNIPACENTFRRLYLNQWTQQESRWLPMAAWDASRGTVIPEMLRGKACYAGLDLSSTTDITALVLAFPVEDAIKLLAFFWIPEDDLRGRSNRDRVPYELWVRQKLIFTTGGNYIDYGFIVAKIAELRKQYALKEIAFDRWGAAKIVQELQELGLTVVPFGQGFASMAGPSGELLRLVLAGKLHHGGNPVLRWMADNAVVRTDPAGNIKPDKAKSTSRIDGIVAAVMALDRAMRHCGRSVYENRGMVIL
- a CDS encoding phage terminase small subunit P27 family translates to MRGRKPIPTEIKRKTGTLKRCRTNPAEPRPGPASSAPPEFLDDEAKAKWRELFPELSALGVVSSIDRDLFMLYCSAYSNWKRANDALKKTKPVYRTPNGAVQQSPFVSIARGWMLMMTKLAAEMGIPATMRSRIIPRPDKDGGDEDERFFDKPS